One region of Balneolaceae bacterium genomic DNA includes:
- a CDS encoding TonB-dependent receptor, which yields MTKACTFAIVFLMVGFFHQPNLNAQNSDSDRYTFEFSGIELFDALKTIANSTEADIVFDPAILEDFYIYERIKNKTIEQILTTVLNGSGLDYLVLSSGTYVIIRTTKRMPEYGTFAGKIFDAQTGEVLPGATVMLADASGGTSSNHNGYFSLGKLKTGTYDIIFSYTGYRPVKKSVTISSDEDPPEQIALRSKRVDISPIVVSAHQPLMPINHSNELTSQMQTDWEAGSLSNDAIRALNLFSGVQYGLPMTDVHLQGGQNSDHRMFLDGVPVYNPYSFGQLYSAFSPYALGRISVEKTGFGASSGSHIAGKINLTHDLSNRREEQGTIQADPVNTNARFTIGSENSAFRLMGALRLSFWNQFQFPALSNTIQEWDSVDPLTYNILVNANEDTPLFQSAANQTDIRYHDLHLAGTYEIDDYRDFSFSVYQGRNFVETDLLASGMQNPEQHRMFATDTYDWNNLISQIQYNWIATPRLDIQAKLSYSSNRLHHQYSMFDRDQIVAITGNSVGSPDEELRLLSERIDEAGSQTDRNEIRHLTLKSDLSYSFSPNFSLTGGIKMDKVESFFDLEGLFYLPSVNQQNSYIYSSYVDAEWRPAQNFRLTGGSRFTMFGSGGEIYTEPRAAIQYDRSNTSIGYWSLRLSGGVYRQFINRFDITNVGPSSLVPSFSIWSHNNAIQQPLSYNANVDLLVEPTDRTSFRVEGYVKKQPSAYITSYNNLILNNESERTGFKSFAELTDMNIYGGGFRYHQALLNSDLQLLLGYDLSISRVNYKTQFGRVLPAPWNEPHRIQARVLGRLTPGLSVIAKWQSTFGRTWGFRQAYYDFLVLHNFNSAGSRDFLTPENDRLKPFHQLDLAFVYQVSAYGMNTEIRLDLINLLNRQNVIDQTLVPTRPELSTSQISEREFEVRERTMPGFTPSISVQIGF from the coding sequence ATGACCAAAGCATGCACATTTGCGATTGTGTTTTTGATGGTTGGATTTTTCCATCAGCCCAACCTGAATGCACAGAATTCTGATTCCGACAGATATACTTTCGAATTTTCAGGAATTGAATTGTTTGATGCATTAAAAACAATTGCAAATTCAACTGAAGCTGATATCGTATTTGATCCGGCCATACTCGAGGATTTCTACATATACGAGCGAATAAAAAATAAGACTATTGAGCAGATTTTAACTACAGTGCTCAACGGAAGTGGCTTAGATTATCTTGTACTCTCATCCGGCACTTATGTAATCATACGAACCACAAAACGGATGCCTGAATATGGTACATTTGCCGGCAAAATTTTTGACGCACAAACAGGCGAAGTACTTCCCGGAGCTACCGTAATGCTGGCAGACGCCAGTGGCGGAACAAGCAGCAATCATAATGGCTATTTCAGTTTGGGCAAATTAAAAACAGGTACTTATGATATTATTTTCTCCTACACAGGTTATCGGCCTGTAAAAAAATCTGTCACAATTTCATCTGACGAAGATCCTCCGGAACAGATAGCCCTTCGTTCAAAAAGAGTAGATATTTCACCAATAGTGGTTTCCGCACATCAACCGCTGATGCCCATCAATCATAGCAATGAACTTACCAGTCAGATGCAGACTGATTGGGAAGCCGGAAGTTTATCAAATGATGCTATACGTGCGCTAAATCTTTTTAGTGGTGTGCAATACGGCTTGCCAATGACGGATGTACACCTACAGGGCGGCCAAAACAGCGATCACAGAATGTTCCTGGATGGTGTTCCCGTCTATAATCCATACAGCTTCGGACAGCTTTACAGCGCATTTAGCCCGTATGCACTGGGCCGGATATCTGTTGAGAAAACAGGCTTCGGGGCATCCTCAGGCAGTCATATTGCCGGAAAAATAAACCTGACCCATGATCTGAGTAACAGGAGAGAAGAGCAGGGAACTATTCAGGCAGATCCGGTAAATACGAATGCCCGGTTTACCATTGGCAGTGAAAATTCAGCATTTCGCTTGATGGGTGCTCTGAGATTGAGCTTTTGGAACCAGTTTCAATTTCCGGCCTTATCCAATACCATACAGGAATGGGATTCTGTTGATCCATTAACCTACAACATTCTTGTAAATGCAAACGAAGACACTCCTCTGTTTCAATCCGCCGCCAATCAAACAGATATACGTTATCACGATTTACACCTGGCGGGAACCTACGAAATAGATGATTACCGTGACTTCTCTTTTTCGGTATATCAAGGGAGAAATTTTGTTGAGACAGATCTGCTCGCCTCCGGTATGCAAAATCCCGAACAGCACCGGATGTTTGCCACAGACACCTACGACTGGAACAACCTGATTTCACAAATTCAGTATAACTGGATAGCGACTCCCCGTTTGGATATCCAGGCGAAATTGAGTTACAGTTCCAACCGGCTCCATCATCAATATTCCATGTTTGACAGAGATCAGATTGTGGCAATCACCGGAAATAGTGTCGGATCACCCGATGAAGAATTACGTTTGTTGTCAGAAAGAATAGATGAAGCCGGTTCACAAACCGACAGAAATGAGATCCGGCACCTGACACTGAAAAGTGATCTCAGCTATTCATTTTCTCCAAATTTCTCGCTTACAGGTGGTATCAAAATGGATAAAGTAGAGTCGTTTTTTGACCTGGAAGGACTTTTTTACCTGCCATCTGTGAATCAACAAAACAGTTATATCTACAGCAGTTACGTTGATGCGGAATGGAGGCCTGCTCAAAATTTTAGGTTAACCGGGGGATCACGATTTACCATGTTTGGATCTGGCGGAGAGATTTATACTGAACCGAGAGCAGCTATTCAGTACGACCGATCAAACACATCTATTGGATATTGGTCCTTAAGGCTTTCCGGAGGCGTTTACAGGCAGTTCATCAACAGATTTGATATAACAAATGTAGGCCCAAGCTCCCTGGTCCCCTCCTTTTCGATATGGTCTCACAACAATGCGATACAACAACCCCTATCGTACAATGCAAATGTAGATTTACTGGTTGAGCCGACTGATAGAACTTCTTTCAGAGTTGAAGGCTATGTAAAAAAGCAGCCTTCAGCTTATATCACTTCATACAACAATCTGATACTGAACAATGAATCAGAACGTACCGGTTTCAAGTCGTTTGCAGAACTCACAGACATGAATATCTACGGAGGCGGGTTCAGGTATCATCAGGCTCTGCTGAATTCGGATCTTCAGCTACTGCTTGGGTACGACCTTAGTATTTCCAGGGTAAATTACAAAACACAGTTTGGAAGAGTGTTACCTGCACCGTGGAATGAGCCTCATCGGATCCAGGCGCGGGTGCTTGGCAGACTCACGCCAGGTTTATCAGTAATTGCCAAATGGCAGAGTACTTTCGGGCGCACATGGGGATTCAGGCAGGCCTATTACGATTTTCTTGTACTCCACAATTTCAACTCGGCCGGCAGCCGTGATTTTTTGACACCCGAAAATGACCGCCTAAAACCCTTTCACCAACTCGATCTTGCATTTGTATATCAGGTATCGGCCTATGGAATGAACACTGAGATTCGGTTGGACCTTATCAATCTTCTGAACCGTCAAAATGTTATTGATCAAACGTTGGTTCCCACACGGCCAGAATTATCAACTTCTCAAATTTCAGAAAGAGAGTTTGAAGTCAGGGAGAGAACCATGCCGGGTTTTACGCCATCCATTAGTGTTCAGATCGGATTTTAA
- a CDS encoding FecR domain-containing protein → MSKDPSDYPQNEKEVLQKLFEELSDEDLDFEKLSTDSNRSESNEITVTNFETEHVLDSLKSKLGHAKDEAPADKQHEASDKSNVWRNFRYYLAAAVILIATGIGYMVVPVTHSVPYGETATIQLPDGSNIVMNSGTEIQYNRLFGKTNRHLQFNGEAFFEVEPSDNVFIVEANGAVVEVTGTEFNVRSWRNDPGSAAQVTVASGTVRFYPAANKSAGVELTQGLSSRWYPDDRSPTDPDEVDLDDVTAWKENNLSFIGQPLRLIFNEIERKFNVNIEIQDEKTGNEVLTTFYTGPQNAETLLDDITTVKGLNYRETANGYIVFNEN, encoded by the coding sequence ATGAGTAAAGACCCATCAGATTACCCACAAAATGAAAAAGAAGTATTGCAAAAGCTATTTGAAGAATTATCCGATGAAGATCTGGATTTTGAAAAGCTGAGTACTGATTCCAACCGTTCTGAATCAAATGAAATTACAGTAACAAATTTCGAAACAGAACATGTACTCGATTCTTTAAAAAGCAAACTTGGCCATGCAAAAGATGAGGCACCGGCAGACAAACAACATGAGGCCAGTGACAAATCAAATGTATGGCGAAATTTTAGATATTATCTGGCTGCGGCAGTCATATTAATTGCCACGGGAATCGGCTACATGGTTGTGCCGGTCACCCATTCTGTACCCTACGGTGAAACAGCTACAATTCAGCTCCCTGACGGAAGCAATATAGTAATGAACAGTGGCACGGAAATTCAATACAATCGCCTATTTGGGAAAACGAACAGGCATTTACAATTCAATGGCGAAGCTTTTTTCGAGGTAGAACCTTCAGATAATGTATTTATTGTTGAGGCTAATGGAGCTGTTGTGGAAGTTACAGGAACTGAATTTAATGTACGTTCGTGGCGCAATGATCCAGGTTCTGCCGCCCAAGTTACAGTTGCATCCGGCACGGTACGCTTCTATCCGGCTGCAAACAAGTCAGCAGGTGTAGAATTAACTCAGGGTCTTTCCAGCAGATGGTATCCCGATGACCGCAGCCCCACAGATCCCGATGAGGTTGACTTAGATGATGTAACTGCGTGGAAGGAAAATAACCTCTCATTTATCGGCCAGCCACTGCGTTTAATTTTTAATGAAATCGAAAGAAAATTTAATGTAAATATTGAAATACAAGATGAAAAAACCGGTAACGAAGTACTGACAACTTTCTATACCGGTCCTCAAAATGCAGAAACATTACTGGATGATATTACAACGGTGAAGGGCTTGAATTACAGAGAGACAGCAAATGGGTATATCGTCTTCAACGAAAATTAA
- a CDS encoding RNA polymerase sigma-70 factor, giving the protein MPSEIFLKLTNRLIDSDEKAFDQLFRHLYAPLVKFSHKYTKDRSAASDIVQQAFINVWQIREELSPNQSIKTYMFRTVRNLSLNYIRDRSRITTGLETENLESDEIPFYGESSSLHENKQLHLVKKWISKLPDRQRETLKMSRFEGLSHEEIAEVLDISKRTVNNHIVHAMKKLKQYHDEYTQMNM; this is encoded by the coding sequence ATGCCTTCTGAAATTTTTTTAAAATTAACAAATAGATTAATTGATTCAGATGAAAAGGCATTTGATCAACTTTTTCGCCACTTATATGCACCATTAGTGAAATTTTCACATAAATACACGAAAGACAGATCGGCCGCAAGCGACATTGTACAACAGGCGTTTATAAATGTGTGGCAAATTCGGGAGGAGTTATCCCCGAACCAGTCCATTAAAACATATATGTTCAGAACAGTTCGAAATTTATCTCTGAATTATATTCGCGACAGATCGCGTATCACAACCGGGCTTGAAACTGAAAATCTTGAGTCTGATGAAATACCATTCTATGGTGAATCAAGCAGCTTACATGAAAATAAACAGCTTCATTTGGTGAAGAAGTGGATTAGCAAGCTGCCGGACAGACAACGGGAAACGTTGAAAATGAGCAGGTTCGAAGGATTGAGCCACGAAGAAATTGCAGAAGTTCTGGATATATCAAAAAGAACTGTAAACAATCATATTGTACATGCAATGAAAAAATTGAAGCAATATCATGATGAATATACACAAATGAATATGTGA
- a CDS encoding YceI family protein encodes MSTGEVFSFQSTFVPINESRLWIQGSSNVNQFECYAENYSGEATVPNEVEETPSVINASSELLLLKIDIEVDSFECGKQSMNKDLQKALQAEKFPEITFLYQNTTLLSEPQNRNDGFELRVHGLLTVAGTTKEIYFNTEAYYINQQRVRAVGKTTINMTDFGVEPPTALMGLIRANEELTVNFDLIAEPQN; translated from the coding sequence ATGAGTACAGGGGAAGTTTTTTCATTTCAATCCACGTTTGTTCCTATTAACGAGAGTAGGCTTTGGATTCAGGGGAGTTCAAATGTCAATCAGTTTGAGTGTTATGCAGAAAACTACTCGGGTGAAGCAACTGTGCCCAATGAGGTGGAAGAGACACCATCTGTTATTAATGCATCCAGCGAACTGCTTCTCTTAAAAATTGATATTGAGGTGGATAGCTTTGAATGTGGAAAACAGAGTATGAATAAGGACCTGCAAAAAGCATTACAGGCCGAAAAATTCCCTGAAATTACCTTTCTCTATCAAAATACAACCCTCTTAAGTGAGCCTCAGAACAGGAATGACGGATTCGAGTTAAGAGTTCATGGATTGTTAACCGTAGCCGGTACAACCAAGGAGATTTACTTTAATACAGAGGCATACTATATAAATCAACAGCGTGTTCGTGCAGTCGGGAAAACTACTATTAACATGACTGATTTTGGCGTTGAACCGCCAACAGCTTTAATGGGATTGATCAGGGCAAATGAGGAACTTACCGTAAACTTTGATCTGATTGCCGAGCCGCAAAATTAG
- a CDS encoding YceI family protein yields the protein MTTQKIISLLAVLLLTAGVSIGQDVQLNIQDSPNMHLYGEANIKSWDAAINQVDGTLTLQNIENLTAESLTADAFQNLSLTIPVEKIEAESDGLTKNLHKYLKEDDYPNITFELNNVTDITEQQDGSLLVTASGVITAAGTENPVDMQVTANLIDDGIQFTGKKELLMTDFGIDPPTAVFGTIRSRDEIRIEFDVSFSK from the coding sequence ATGACTACTCAAAAAATTATATCCCTTTTAGCAGTACTCCTCCTCACAGCAGGTGTGTCTATAGGACAGGATGTTCAGCTTAATATCCAGGACTCACCAAACATGCATTTGTATGGGGAAGCCAACATTAAATCCTGGGATGCAGCTATAAATCAAGTCGATGGTACGCTGACTTTGCAAAACATTGAAAATTTAACCGCAGAAAGTTTAACAGCGGACGCATTTCAAAACCTATCTCTGACAATACCTGTTGAAAAAATTGAAGCTGAATCAGATGGATTGACCAAAAATCTCCACAAATACCTAAAAGAAGATGACTATCCCAACATTACTTTTGAATTGAATAACGTTACAGATATAACAGAACAACAGGATGGTTCTCTATTGGTTACAGCTTCGGGTGTAATAACAGCCGCAGGAACTGAAAATCCGGTTGATATGCAAGTAACTGCAAACCTGATTGATGATGGCATCCAATTTACGGGAAAAAAAGAACTGCTCATGACGGACTTTGGAATTGATCCTCCTACCGCAGTTTTTGGTACAATTCGTTCCAGAGACGAAATTAGAATAGAATTTGACGTATCTTTCAGTAAGTAG
- a CDS encoding response regulator transcription factor codes for MADNKQIYIVDDHPLMRKGLAMTIDKEMGFEVCGQAESAEEGLTEIIKLKPDVAVVDISLPGMNGIELIKNVLHQMPDLKILVVSRHDEELYAERAIRAGAKGYLMKLEAAEVMITAIRQILKGGIYLSDSIGTKLIMKMASGNSAKSDNPLDLLSDRELEVFELTGKGLSTRDIGEKLHISVKTVESHRANIKDKLQVDTANELMRHAVKWVEESAN; via the coding sequence ATGGCTGATAACAAACAGATTTACATTGTCGATGACCACCCACTTATGAGAAAAGGCCTGGCGATGACCATTGACAAAGAGATGGGTTTTGAAGTATGCGGCCAGGCCGAAAGTGCAGAAGAGGGATTAACCGAAATTATCAAATTAAAACCGGATGTTGCGGTGGTTGATATTTCGCTTCCCGGTATGAACGGTATTGAGCTGATTAAAAATGTACTGCATCAGATGCCGGATCTGAAAATATTGGTTGTATCCCGCCACGATGAAGAGCTGTATGCCGAACGTGCTATCCGTGCCGGAGCAAAAGGATACCTGATGAAGCTGGAAGCCGCAGAAGTTATGATCACTGCCATTCGGCAAATTCTGAAGGGAGGTATTTACCTGAGTGACAGTATTGGCACAAAATTGATTATGAAAATGGCTTCAGGAAATTCAGCAAAAAGCGACAATCCACTTGATCTGCTCAGCGACCGTGAATTGGAAGTTTTTGAATTGACCGGAAAGGGACTATCCACAAGAGATATTGGTGAAAAACTACACATCTCAGTAAAAACAGTGGAATCTCATCGGGCTAACATCAAAGACAAACTACAAGTAGATACTGCAAACGAATTGATGCGCCACGCTGTTAAATGGGTAGAGGAATCCGCCAATTAA
- a CDS encoding PAS domain S-box protein has protein sequence MNTLVTGFNKEVRNLLVNALERRYHEITVSEPTNEALETLKKNNISLIIISDYSDDVIQFCKLVRAREYGRKYTIFAVITQDQTDLLPKLIDADIDQYIIESLYDEQRLDVRLAFAEKMARNKEGQFLIEQKLRESEARARSILKTTVDAIITINDHGLIRTFNQAAEELFQYKSSEVIGENVKMLMPQPYRREHDDYINNYHETGVRKIIGIGREVTGKRKDGSTFPMYLAVSEVNVNDQRLYTGIIRDISEQRRLEQEVLRVSEHERHRIGQDLHDGLGQMLTGITLINKNIAATLKEEDHPLAEDVDEITDLLKEADEYARGLSRNLVPVELDSSGLVAALQRLASNAERLFNIECELKNTLNIQFDDPTSLTHLFRIVQEATSNAVKHGNASKVQVDMQSDDTKLTIKIEDNGTGFAPDWDQHKGLGVRIMKFRARLIGANLDIANSSLGGAAIIVTLLSVGSSYKILSS, from the coding sequence ATGAACACACTGGTTACAGGATTTAATAAAGAGGTTCGAAACCTATTGGTTAATGCACTGGAGAGGCGATACCACGAAATAACTGTTTCAGAACCTACCAATGAGGCTTTAGAAACTCTTAAAAAGAATAATATCTCACTGATTATTATCAGTGACTATTCAGACGATGTCATTCAATTCTGCAAATTGGTACGAGCGCGGGAATATGGGCGTAAATACACTATTTTTGCTGTAATAACTCAAGATCAGACCGATCTTCTTCCCAAATTAATCGATGCAGATATTGATCAGTATATCATAGAATCTCTTTACGATGAACAACGGCTGGATGTACGGCTTGCATTTGCCGAAAAAATGGCACGTAATAAAGAGGGGCAATTTCTCATCGAACAGAAACTTCGTGAAAGTGAGGCCCGTGCCCGAAGCATTCTAAAAACAACGGTAGATGCAATTATTACGATTAACGACCATGGCTTAATACGCACATTTAACCAGGCGGCCGAAGAGCTTTTTCAGTACAAAAGCTCTGAAGTAATTGGGGAGAACGTAAAAATGCTGATGCCGCAACCCTATCGGCGTGAGCACGATGATTATATAAACAACTACCATGAAACCGGTGTTCGAAAAATAATTGGAATAGGCCGGGAAGTTACGGGTAAAAGAAAAGATGGTTCAACATTCCCGATGTATCTTGCCGTAAGTGAGGTTAACGTAAATGATCAGCGGCTCTATACGGGAATTATTCGCGATATCTCCGAGCAGCGCAGGCTCGAACAGGAAGTACTTCGGGTAAGTGAACATGAACGCCACCGTATTGGTCAGGATCTGCACGACGGCCTCGGGCAAATGCTGACCGGGATTACACTTATCAATAAAAACATAGCCGCTACACTGAAAGAGGAAGACCACCCCCTTGCAGAAGATGTAGATGAAATAACAGATTTGCTGAAAGAAGCTGATGAATATGCCAGGGGGCTATCCAGAAACCTGGTACCGGTTGAGCTTGACAGCAGCGGATTAGTGGCAGCACTGCAGCGTTTAGCCTCGAATGCAGAACGACTGTTTAATATTGAGTGTGAGTTAAAGAATACCCTGAACATTCAATTTGATGACCCCACCAGCCTCACACATCTCTTTAGGATTGTACAGGAGGCTACCAGCAATGCCGTAAAACATGGAAATGCCTCGAAGGTACAGGTTGATATGCAGTCTGATGATACCAAGCTTACAATTAAAATTGAGGATAATGGAACCGGGTTTGCACCCGATTGGGATCAACACAAGGGGCTTGGCGTTCGAATCATGAAATTCCGGGCTCGGCTGATCGGTGCTAATCTCGACATTGCAAACAGTAGTCTTGGCGGAGCTGCCATTATTGTAACTCTTTTATCCGTGGGTTCATCATATAAAATCTTATCTTCTTAA
- the xseA gene encoding exodeoxyribonuclease VII large subunit encodes MNNQIPFAFDVPTVSELTNQIKTLLENNFRDILVEGEISNVNQSRNGHYYFTVKDDDAQLPCVIWRSRAARMDVEIKDGQQVVLGGDIQVYPPHGRYQLIVSLVQQAGIGRLQKKFEELKKKLQDEGLFDDAVKKPLPPFPFRFGVITSSTGAAFHDIQSTFQQRWPVATLYLHHASVQGLQAAGELVKAIEYFDRQEDPVDIIIMGRGGGSLEDLWPFNEEAVARAIFNCSIPVVSAVGHEVDFSISDFVADARAATPTQAVTISTPDINELRFQVEDDVKNLESVIKQKFQYYRDYVDRLAHSHALLVVQEKLTIQRNSVERLSEKVRNRFRQMITDHQSNLQHLSNQLEQQNPDFLIREYVNRIESLREKLQNRSTIIQSKKEARYKELFSKLREINPKAPLERGFSRILQDGTWVRAKSSLKSDKSLEIEWKDGTVHIP; translated from the coding sequence ATGAATAATCAAATTCCTTTCGCATTTGACGTGCCGACCGTCTCGGAGTTAACCAACCAAATTAAAACCCTGCTGGAAAATAATTTCAGGGATATTTTGGTTGAAGGTGAAATCAGTAATGTAAATCAAAGCCGAAATGGCCACTACTATTTTACAGTAAAAGATGATGATGCTCAGCTTCCCTGCGTAATTTGGCGAAGCAGAGCAGCCCGTATGGATGTGGAAATAAAAGATGGTCAGCAGGTGGTTTTGGGAGGAGATATCCAGGTGTATCCGCCGCATGGGCGTTATCAACTCATTGTATCGCTCGTGCAGCAGGCTGGTATCGGGAGGCTACAAAAGAAATTCGAAGAGTTAAAAAAGAAACTTCAGGATGAAGGGCTGTTTGATGATGCCGTCAAGAAACCACTTCCGCCATTTCCATTCCGGTTTGGAGTCATCACCTCCTCTACCGGAGCCGCATTTCACGACATTCAATCTACTTTTCAGCAGCGCTGGCCGGTGGCTACGTTGTATTTGCATCATGCCAGCGTTCAGGGATTGCAGGCGGCAGGTGAGTTGGTGAAAGCCATTGAATATTTCGACCGCCAGGAAGATCCCGTGGATATCATCATCATGGGTCGCGGCGGCGGCTCACTGGAAGATCTCTGGCCATTTAATGAAGAAGCGGTTGCACGCGCTATTTTTAACTGTTCCATTCCCGTAGTGAGTGCGGTTGGGCACGAGGTGGATTTTAGCATTTCAGATTTTGTGGCTGACGCCCGTGCTGCAACTCCCACACAGGCCGTTACTATTTCAACCCCGGATATAAACGAGTTGCGGTTCCAGGTTGAAGATGATGTAAAAAATCTCGAATCAGTTATCAAACAGAAATTCCAGTATTACCGGGATTATGTGGATCGGCTGGCCCATTCGCATGCTCTATTGGTTGTTCAGGAAAAACTCACCATTCAACGCAACAGTGTGGAACGTTTATCGGAAAAAGTTCGTAACCGATTCAGACAGATGATAACTGACCACCAATCCAACCTTCAGCATCTCAGCAATCAGCTTGAACAGCAAAATCCGGACTTTTTAATCCGGGAGTATGTAAACAGGATCGAGTCACTTCGGGAGAAGCTTCAGAACAGATCAACAATAATTCAATCGAAAAAAGAAGCCCGGTATAAGGAACTGTTTTCAAAGCTGCGTGAGATCAACCCGAAGGCACCGCTGGAACGTGGATTTTCGCGAATTCTTCAGGATGGTACATGGGTACGTGCCAAATCGTCTCTTAAATCGGATAAAAGTTTGGAAATTGAATGGAAAGATGGCACCGTTCATATACCCTGA
- the xerD gene encoding site-specific tyrosine recombinase XerD: protein MKAFERELKQYLQFIKLEKGLSENSVISYQNDLNRYLEFLVEELKIRDLGGVTHSHIEQYLDLLTDLGLAVSTIARNISSIRSFHEFALVEKLAEANPAELIDLPQKAQKLPEVLDAHEIERIIDAADRTTSAGIRDAAILETLYASGMRVSELTNLEMNRLFFEIGFIRVIGKGNKERLVPIGEIAQQAIEHYIETARQEFLSDKNPEKSENKLFLNQRGGPLSRMSIWNIVNKYADKAEIKKNVYPHIFRHSFATHLLEGGADLRAVQEMLGHTSIITTEIYTHVDRSLLHQVHKQFHPRA, encoded by the coding sequence ATGAAGGCGTTTGAACGCGAACTCAAACAGTATCTTCAGTTCATTAAACTTGAAAAAGGCCTTTCCGAAAACTCCGTTATCTCCTATCAGAACGACCTGAACCGATACCTGGAGTTTCTTGTAGAAGAGTTGAAGATTCGCGATCTGGGTGGGGTTACCCATTCGCACATCGAGCAATACCTGGATCTTCTCACAGATTTAGGATTAGCAGTGAGCACCATTGCCCGGAATATCTCCAGCATTCGGAGTTTCCATGAATTTGCGCTGGTTGAAAAGCTGGCTGAAGCCAATCCCGCGGAACTGATCGACCTCCCCCAAAAAGCCCAAAAACTGCCTGAAGTATTAGATGCCCATGAAATTGAACGAATTATCGATGCTGCCGACCGCACAACTTCCGCCGGTATTCGGGATGCTGCCATTCTTGAAACCCTTTACGCCAGCGGCATGCGCGTAAGTGAACTCACCAATCTTGAAATGAACCGATTGTTTTTTGAGATCGGTTTTATCCGGGTAATAGGAAAGGGAAATAAGGAACGTCTTGTGCCCATCGGAGAGATAGCACAGCAGGCGATTGAGCATTATATAGAAACAGCTCGGCAGGAGTTCCTGAGTGATAAAAATCCCGAGAAAAGTGAAAACAAGCTTTTCCTGAATCAACGCGGCGGACCGTTGAGCCGGATGAGCATTTGGAATATCGTGAACAAGTATGCCGACAAAGCGGAGATTAAAAAGAATGTATATCCTCATATTTTCCGCCACTCCTTTGCCACACACTTGCTGGAAGGCGGTGCCGATCTAAGGGCCGTCCAGGAGATGCTCGGGCATACCTCAATTATCACAACCGAAATTTACACGCACGTAGACCGCTCCCTGCTTCACCAGGTTCATAAGCAGTTCCATCCCCGGGCCTGA